One part of the Vibrio cyclitrophicus genome encodes these proteins:
- a CDS encoding bifunctional 4-hydroxy-2-oxoglutarate aldolase/2-dehydro-3-deoxy-phosphogluconate aldolase: MKTIELRLRDIRIVPVIAINDVAQAVPLAKVLVENGLPCAEVTFRTEAAAESIRLMREAYPQLLIGAGTVLTTEQVDTAIDAGVDFIVSPGLNPTTVKYCQQRGVTIVPGVNSPSLVEQAMEMGLKTLKFFPAEPSGGIAMLKALTAVYPVNFMPTGGVSPANVDSYLALKSVVACGGTWMVPTDTMDKGDWDGIAELVRAIGSR, translated from the coding sequence ATGAAAACAATTGAACTACGACTCAGAGATATTCGCATCGTTCCGGTGATCGCCATTAATGACGTTGCTCAGGCTGTACCTCTTGCGAAAGTATTAGTTGAGAATGGTTTGCCTTGTGCTGAAGTGACATTTCGTACAGAAGCGGCAGCAGAGTCGATTCGTTTGATGCGTGAAGCCTATCCTCAGTTACTGATTGGTGCAGGTACTGTGCTGACCACAGAGCAGGTAGATACTGCCATTGATGCGGGTGTTGATTTCATTGTCAGCCCAGGTTTGAACCCAACCACAGTCAAATACTGTCAGCAAAGAGGGGTTACGATCGTTCCTGGAGTGAATAGCCCAAGCTTGGTTGAACAAGCAATGGAAATGGGGCTTAAGACACTAAAGTTCTTCCCAGCAGAGCCATCTGGTGGTATCGCCATGTTGAAAGCACTTACGGCGGTTTATCCAGTTAACTTTATGCCGACAGGTGGCGTGAGCCCAGCTAACGTAGATTCTTACTTAGCGCTAAAATCAGTCGTTGCCTGCGGTGGAACTTGGATGGTTCCTACCGACACAATGGATAAGGGTGATTGGGACGGAATCGCAGAATTAGTTCGAGCGATCGGTTCCAGATAG
- the ascB gene encoding 6-phospho-beta-glucosidase — MSNIQFPEDFLWGGAIAANQSEGAHLAGGKGLTTVDMIPYGENRMPIKLGQVDQVTLSEDEFYPSHNAIDFYHRYKEDIALLADMGFKVFRVSIAWSRIYPKGDELKPNQAGLDFYRDVFEECKKYGIEPLVTLCHFDVPMHLVNEYGSWRNRKMIEFFSRYARTCFENYKGLVKYWLTFNEINILLASPFSGAGLLFQEGENHDQVKYQAAHHELVASALVTKIAHEVDQQNQVGCMLAGGNFYPYSCKPEDVLMAMEKDRENLFFIDVQSRGYYPSYAQKVFDNKGVVLETQEEDFEILKNTVDFISFSYYASRCASADMNSGNTSAANVVKSIKNPHLPASDWGWVIDPTGLRVTMNTLYDRYQKPLFLVENGLGARDTLDDNGEVNDDYRIDYLRQHIVAMHEAMEDGVPLMGYTPWGCIDLVAASTGEMSKRYGFIYVDRDNLGNGTLNRIPKKSFHWYKKVIASNGSDLA; from the coding sequence ATGTCAAACATTCAATTTCCCGAAGATTTCTTATGGGGCGGCGCTATTGCCGCAAACCAGTCTGAAGGCGCTCACTTAGCGGGTGGTAAAGGCCTAACAACCGTAGATATGATCCCTTACGGTGAGAACCGCATGCCAATTAAGCTTGGTCAGGTTGATCAGGTGACGCTCAGCGAAGACGAGTTCTACCCAAGCCATAACGCGATAGACTTTTATCACCGTTACAAAGAAGACATCGCCTTGCTGGCAGATATGGGATTTAAAGTCTTCCGCGTATCCATCGCTTGGAGCCGAATCTATCCAAAAGGTGATGAGCTAAAGCCGAACCAAGCTGGTTTAGATTTTTATCGTGATGTTTTTGAAGAGTGTAAGAAATACGGTATTGAGCCGCTCGTTACTTTGTGTCATTTCGATGTGCCAATGCATTTGGTCAACGAGTATGGTTCGTGGCGCAATCGTAAGATGATTGAGTTCTTTAGCCGTTACGCGAGAACCTGTTTCGAGAACTACAAAGGCTTGGTGAAATACTGGCTAACTTTCAATGAAATCAATATCTTACTAGCGAGCCCGTTTTCTGGTGCTGGGTTGTTGTTTCAGGAAGGCGAAAATCACGATCAAGTGAAGTACCAAGCAGCTCACCATGAACTAGTGGCGAGTGCTTTGGTGACTAAAATTGCCCATGAAGTGGACCAGCAGAACCAAGTGGGTTGTATGTTAGCGGGTGGTAACTTCTACCCATACTCTTGCAAACCTGAAGACGTACTCATGGCGATGGAAAAAGACCGTGAGAACTTGTTCTTTATCGATGTTCAATCTCGTGGTTACTACCCATCTTATGCTCAAAAGGTATTTGATAACAAAGGTGTGGTGCTTGAAACGCAAGAAGAAGATTTCGAGATTCTGAAGAATACCGTCGATTTCATCTCATTCAGTTACTACGCTTCTCGTTGTGCTTCTGCCGATATGAATTCGGGTAATACTAGCGCGGCGAACGTTGTTAAGTCGATCAAAAACCCGCATCTTCCAGCAAGTGATTGGGGTTGGGTCATTGACCCTACTGGCCTTCGAGTTACGATGAACACACTCTATGATCGTTACCAGAAACCACTTTTCTTGGTAGAAAATGGCTTAGGTGCTCGTGATACCTTGGATGACAATGGCGAAGTGAACGATGATTACCGCATTGATTACCTTCGTCAGCACATTGTTGCGATGCATGAAGCAATGGAAGACGGTGTACCACTGATGGGCTACACACCTTGGGGTTGTATCGATCTTGTCGCGGCATCGACCGGAGAGATGAGCAAGCGCTATGGGTTTATCTACGTGGACAGAGACAACCTAGGTAATGGTACGTTAAATCGTATTCCTAAAAAGTCATTCCACTGGTACAAAAAAGTGATCGCAAGTAACGGCAGCGACTTGGCTTAA